A part of Acidisarcina sp. genomic DNA contains:
- the aroF gene encoding 3-deoxy-7-phosphoheptulonate synthase, translating into MIVAMEQKATEEQIDNVIEKLVGLGFNVHRTTGTVQTILAGVGTPDSFDVVDFEVMPGVEKAHRISSPYKLAGRDFRPEGTVIHFANGVSVGGEQVVLMAGPCSVESREQIFKSAEQVKAAGAQFLRGGAFKPRSSPYSFQGMGLEALKLLREAGDAFNLLVTTEVMEISQIELMMPYIDVFQVGARNMQNFNLLRELGTVRKPVLLKRGSAATIEELLLSAEYILAGGNYDVMLCERGIRTFETYTRNTMDISAIPVVKKLSHLPMIADPSHGTGRRDKVAAMARAAVAAGCDGLIIEVHPNPDKALSDGAQSLYPEQFAKLVGELRMIAPAVGRTVA; encoded by the coding sequence ATGATTGTAGCCATGGAGCAGAAGGCCACCGAAGAGCAGATTGACAATGTAATCGAAAAGCTGGTGGGGCTTGGATTCAATGTTCACCGGACCACGGGCACCGTACAGACGATTCTTGCCGGTGTGGGAACGCCGGACTCCTTTGACGTGGTTGATTTTGAAGTGATGCCGGGGGTGGAGAAAGCCCATCGCATCTCCTCGCCCTACAAGCTGGCCGGGCGGGACTTTCGGCCCGAGGGTACGGTGATCCACTTCGCCAATGGAGTCTCGGTTGGCGGGGAGCAGGTGGTGTTGATGGCTGGTCCCTGTTCGGTGGAGTCGCGGGAACAGATCTTCAAGAGCGCAGAGCAGGTGAAGGCTGCGGGCGCGCAATTCCTCCGCGGAGGCGCCTTCAAGCCGCGCAGCTCGCCCTACTCCTTCCAGGGCATGGGGCTGGAGGCGCTCAAGCTGCTGCGCGAAGCCGGGGACGCGTTCAATCTGCTGGTGACGACGGAAGTGATGGAGATTTCGCAGATCGAGCTGATGATGCCCTACATCGACGTCTTCCAGGTAGGGGCGCGCAACATGCAGAACTTCAACCTGCTGCGCGAGTTGGGAACGGTGCGCAAGCCTGTGCTGCTGAAGCGCGGCAGCGCGGCGACCATCGAAGAGCTGCTGCTTTCGGCGGAGTACATTCTGGCCGGCGGCAACTATGACGTCATGCTCTGCGAGCGCGGTATCCGCACCTTTGAGACCTACACACGGAATACGATGGATATCTCGGCGATTCCCGTGGTGAAGAAGCTGTCGCATCTGCCGATGATCGCGGATCCTTCGCACGGTACCGGACGCCGCGACAAGGTAGCTGCAATGGCGCGGGCAGCGGTGGCCGCAGGTTGCGACGGCCTGATCATCGAGGTCCATCCCAATCCGGATAAGGCACTGTCCGATGGCGCGCAATCGCTCTATCCTGAGCAGTTCGCCAAGTTGGTCGGGGAGCTGCGCATGATCGCTCCGGCAGTCGGCAGAACCGTAGCATAG
- a CDS encoding chorismate mutase has translation MGDIEDFRLKIDELDRQLVRLISERARAALEIGRLKQMTSLPVYEPSRERVIYDNVRKANTGPLPDTELIHIYERIIDVMRSMQKNELASQRTADASTDRGEAAPASADKSRKTGNDK, from the coding sequence ATGGGAGATATCGAAGATTTCCGGTTAAAGATCGATGAGTTGGACCGGCAGCTTGTGCGGTTGATCAGCGAGCGGGCACGTGCCGCGCTTGAGATCGGTAGGCTGAAGCAGATGACCTCCCTGCCAGTGTATGAACCGAGTCGCGAGCGCGTGATCTATGACAACGTGCGCAAAGCGAACACTGGACCGCTGCCGGACACGGAGCTGATTCACATTTACGAACGAATCATCGACGTGATGCGCTCGATGCAGAAGAATGAGTTGGCATCTCAAAGAACCGCTGACGCCTCAACGGACAGGGGCGAGGCAGCGCCAGCCAGCGCGGACAAGTCGCGCAAGACAGGAAACGACAAATGA
- the trpA gene encoding tryptophan synthase subunit alpha, with protein sequence MPIRFANKPGLVIYLTAGDPDVATTREIALAAIDAGADVLELGVPFSDPLADGPVIQRASERAVAGGTRLADVLELAKELRAQRPAAGLVIFSYYNPVLRFGLERFCTAAAAAGVDGVLITDMIVEEAGEYLEHLQRAGLAPIFLAAPTSTEKRLKAIAEASRGFVYAISRTGITGTQKTLASDAKELVTKLRKYTDLPIAVGFGVSNAEHVAALGEFADAAVVGSAVVATIEASSPGEAPAAVARFIKGLRQVEPAPAR encoded by the coding sequence ATGCCGATCCGCTTTGCCAATAAGCCGGGACTTGTCATCTACCTGACAGCCGGCGATCCTGATGTGGCCACCACGCGCGAGATAGCACTGGCGGCAATTGACGCAGGAGCGGACGTGCTGGAGCTGGGTGTGCCGTTCAGCGATCCACTCGCGGACGGGCCTGTCATCCAGCGAGCCAGCGAGCGCGCGGTCGCAGGCGGCACGCGGCTGGCGGATGTGCTCGAACTGGCGAAAGAGCTGCGGGCTCAGCGGCCTGCGGCTGGCCTGGTGATCTTCTCCTACTACAATCCCGTGCTGCGCTTTGGACTGGAGCGCTTCTGCACAGCCGCTGCAGCCGCAGGCGTAGACGGCGTGCTGATCACGGACATGATTGTGGAGGAGGCGGGCGAGTATCTGGAACACCTGCAGCGCGCTGGCCTTGCGCCGATCTTCCTCGCCGCTCCCACCAGCACGGAGAAGCGGTTGAAAGCGATTGCCGAAGCCTCCCGGGGATTTGTCTATGCGATCTCGCGCACCGGAATTACCGGCACGCAGAAGACGCTTGCCTCCGACGCGAAGGAGCTGGTGACGAAGCTGCGCAAATATACAGATCTGCCGATCGCGGTTGGCTTCGGGGTATCGAATGCGGAGCACGTGGCGGCGCTCGGCGAGTTTGCCGATGCAGCAGTGGTGGGCAGCGCAGTGGTGGCGACCATTGAGGCCTCCTCGCCAGGCGAAGCTCCCGCGGCAGTGGCTCGATTTATCAAGGGTCTGCGCCAGGTTGAGCCGGCGCCGGCCCGTTAA